From Panicum hallii strain FIL2 chromosome 2, PHallii_v3.1, whole genome shotgun sequence, a single genomic window includes:
- the LOC112881663 gene encoding 2-oxoglutarate dehydrogenase, mitochondrial-like, with product MTWFRAASGAARLALRRSLATRAPPAAAATRCGRGFHSTALRPRSAAPAPRAVPLSRLSDSFLDGTSSVYLEELQRAWEADPSSVDESWDNFFRNFVGQASPSAGVSGQTIQESMQLLLLVRAYQVNGHMMAKLDPLGLDDRAVPEDLRLGLYGFTDADLDREFFLGVWRMSGFLSENRPVLTLREILSKLQQAYCGPIGYEYMHIPDRDKCNWLREKIETAKPRDYDKDRRLVMLDRLIWSTQFENFLATKWATAKRFGLEGGETLIPGMKEMFDRAADLGVENIVIGMPHRGRLNVLGNVVRKPLSQIFSEFTGGTRPVEGEDGLYTGTGDVKYHLGTSYDRPTRGGRRIHLSLVANPSHLEAVDPVVIGKTRAKQFYSNDAERTKNMGILIHGDGSFAGQGVVYETLHLSALPNYTTGGTIHIVVNNQVAFTTDPRAGRSSQYCTDVAKALNAPIFHVNGDDLEAVVRVCELAAEWRQTFHSDVVVDLICYRRFGHNEIDEPSFTQPKMYQVIKNHPSSLKLYEQKLLGSGEVSKEDVQRIHDKVNRILNDEFTKSKDYVPNKRDWLSAYWTGFKSPEQISRVRNTGVKPEILKRVGQAITTLPENFKPHRAVKKIFELRAAMIESGEGIDWAVAEALAFATLIVEGNHVRLSGQDVERGTFSHRHAVLHDQETGAKYCPLDHVAMNQSAELFTVSNSSLSEFAVLGFELGYSMENPNSLVLWEAQFGDFSNGAQVMFDQFLSSGEAKWLRQTGLVVLLPHGYDGQGPEHSSARLERFLQMSDDNPFVIPEMEPTLRKQIQECNWQVVNVTTPANYFHVLRRQIHREFRKPLIVTAPKNLLRHKDCKSNLSEFDDVEGHPGFDKQGTRFKRLIKDRNDHKQVEEGINRLILCSGKVYYELDEERKKSERSDVAICRVEQLCPFPYDLIQRELKRYPYAEIVWCQEEPMNMGAYSYISPRLYTAMKALGRGSFEDIKYIGRAPSAATATGFLSVHAQEQSELVKKALQPEPIKFP from the exons ATGACGTGGTTCCGCGCCGCCTCGGGCGCCGCCCGCCTCGCCCTCCGCCGCAGCCTCGCCACCCGCGCcccgccagccgccgccgccacccgatGCGGCCGCGGCTTCCACTCCACCGCCCTGCGGCCTCgctccgccgcccccgcgccccgcgccgtcCCCCTCTCCCGCCTCTCCGACAGCTTCCTCGATGGCACCAGCAGCGTCTACCTCGAGGAGCTCCAGCGCGCCTGGGAGGCCGACCCCTCCTCCGTCGACGAGTCGTGGGACAACTTCTTTCGCAACTTCGTCGGCCAGGCCTCCCCCTCCGCCGGCGTCTCCGGCCAGACCATCCAGGAGAGCATGCaactcctcctcctcgtcagGGCCTACCAGGTCAACGGCCACATGATGGCCAAGCTCGACCCCCTCGGCCTCGATGACAGAGCCGTCCCCGAGGACCTCCGCCTCGGCCTCTACGGCTTCACGGACGCCGACCTCGACAGGGAGTTCTTCCTCGGCGTCTGGAGGATGTCCGGTTTCCTCTCCGAGAACCGCCCCGTCCTCACCCTCCGAGAGATCCTCAGCAAGCTCCAGCAGGCCTACTGCGGCCCCATCGGCTACGAGTACATGCACATCCCTGACAGGGACAAGTGCAACTGGCTCAGGGAAAAGATCGAGACCGCCAAGCCCAGGGACTACGACAAGGACCGCCGCCTCGTCATGCTTGACAGGCTCATCTGGAGCACGCAGTTCGAGAACTTCCTCGCCACCAAGTGGGCCACCGCCAAGAGGTTTGGCCTTGAGGGTGGTGAGACGCTCATCCCTGGCATGAAGGAGATGTTCGATAGGGCTGCTGACCTCGGCGTCGAGAACATTGTCATCGGGATGCCGCACAGGGGGAGGCTCAATGTCCTTGGTAATGTCGTCCGCAAACCATTGTCACAGATATTCAGCGAATTCACTGGTGGCACAAGGCCTGTTGAAGGTGAGGATGGGCTCTACACCGGAACTGGTGATGTCAAGTACCACCTGGGTACCTCCTATGACCGCCCAACTCGTGGTGGCAGGAGGATTCACTTGTCCTTGGTTGCCAATCCCAGTCATCTGGAAGCTGTTGATCCTGTTGTTATTGGCAAGACGCGTGCCAAGCAATTCTACTCTAACGATGCTGAAAGGACAAAGAACATGGGTATTCTAATACACGGAGATGGTAGCTTTGCTGGCCAGGGTGTGGTCTATGAGACGCTCCATCTAAGTGCCCTCCCGAACTACACTACTGGTGGAACCATACATATTGTTGTCAACAACCAAGTTGCCTTCACAACTGATCCAAGAGCTGGCAGGTCCTCCCAGTACTGCACAGATGTCGCCAAAGCCCTGAATGCTCCTATATTCCATGTAAATGGTGACGATTTAGAGGCTGTCGTCCGTGTCTGTGAGCTTGCAGCAGAGTGGCGCCAGACTTTTCACTCAGATGTGGTTGTCGATCTAATCTGCTACCGCCGTTTCGGGCATAATGAAATCGATGAACCCTCCTTCACACAGCCAAAGATGTATCAG GTCATTAAGAACCATCCCAGCTCATTGAAGCTTTATGAGCAGAAACTGCTAGGATCAGGAGAAGTCTCGAAAGAAGATGTCCAGAGGATCCATGACAAGGTGAACCGAATCTTGAATGACGAATTTACAAAGAGCAAAGACTATGTTCCCAACAAGAGGGACTGGCTCTCTGCTTACTGGACTGGCTTTAAGTCACCTGAGCAAATATCACGTGTTCGCAACACTGG GGTCAAGCCGGAGATACTGAAACGTGTAGGACAAGCAATTACTACACTGCCTGAAAACTTCAAGCCACACAGAGCAGTGAAGAAGATTTTTGAGCTTCGTGCAGCTATGATTGAGAGTGGTGAAGGAATTGATTGGGCTGTTGCAGAAGCCCTAGCCTTTGCAACACTTATAGTGGAAGGCAATCATGTTAGGCTAAGTGGACAGGATGTGGAAAGAGGAACTTTCAGCCACCGGCATGCAGTTCTGCATGACCAGGAAACTGGAGCGAAGTACTGCCCACTTGACCATGTTGCGATGAATCAAAGTGCGGAACTGTTTACTGTGAGTAACAG TTCGCTTTCAGAATTTGCTGTCCTTGGGTTTGAATTGGGTTACTCCATGGAGAACCCTAATTCATTGGTTCTTTGGGAAGCACAGTTTGGTGACTTTTCCAATGGTGCGCAAGTCATGTTTGACCAGTTTTTGAGCAGTGGAGAGGCAAAATGGTTGCGCCAAACAGGCCTTGTTGTTCTGCTTCCTCATGGTTATGATGGCCAAGGCCCTGAACATTCCAGTGCCCGTTTGGAGCGCTTCCTTCAG ATGAGCGATGACAATCCTTTTGTCATACCTGAGATGGAACCGACACTTCGCAAGCAGATCCAAGAGTGTAACTGGCAAGTTGTGAACGTGACAACTCCTGCAAATTATTTCCATGTGTTGCGTCGTCAG ATACATAGGGAGTTCCGGAAGCCACTGATTGTAACAGCTCCTAAGAACCTGCTTCGGCACAAGGATTGCAAGTCCAATCTTTCTGAGTTTGATGATGTTGAAGGCCATCCGGGATTTGATAAGCAGGGAACACGTTTCAAGCGACTGATAAAGGACCGTAACGATCACAAGCAAGTCGAGGAGGGTATCAACCGTCTTATATTATGTTCTGGGAAA GTTTACTATGAACTTGACGAAGAGCGTAAAAAGTCAGAGCGCAGTGATGTTGCAATTTGCAGAGTTGAGCAACTTTGCCCATTCCCGTACGACCTTATCCAAAGAGAGCTTAAGAGATATCCAT ATGCGGAGATTGTGTGGTGCCAGGAGGAGCCCATGAACATGGGTGCATACAGCTACATCTCTCCTCGGCTGTATACTGCCATGAAGGCTCTTGGGCGGGGTTCGTTTGAAGACATCAAGTACATTGGCAGAGCACCTTCAGCTGCTACAGCCACAGGCTTCCTGTCGGTTCATGCACAGGAGCAGTCAGAGCTAGTAAAGAAGGCACTACAGCCGGAACCGATCAAGTTCCCCTGA
- the LOC112881664 gene encoding uncharacterized protein LOC112881664 isoform X2 produces the protein MPQLAAADAFLILEFIAGNRRIPHGILAALLAFLPPSFSPRTSPRLRKALVLRALHAALHAEDASSSFTLLGKARRVLADPNAAACFPNQLSFADSQEDHGARAAAAVGDLKRFLDHEWANLPPSMLELAADRLAGHRSLQTWAASDHANRTKLRLLGESTEREILAKLMQDAPASNPPIPPEVPDIAKDANDADGAQRNNAAYPSNQSNEADRAQGGIAEHQNVSIKGAQRVQLPEKSVPASNKRNLVERHPNASTYEWDGLGDSDDDRPVGKRELPPFERKPHPSPACAHRMRKKWSEIEEKTLLEGVVKYGRGNWKDIKMAYPDVFEERSTVDLKDKFRNMERHHESA, from the exons ATGCCGCAGCTGGCCGCCGCCGACGCTTTCCTTATTCTCGAGTTCATCGCCGGCAACCGCCGCATTCCCCACGGCATACTAGCTGCCCTCCTCGCCTTCCTACCCCCCTCCTTTTCGCCCCGCACCTCCCCGCGCCTCCGCAAAGCTCTAGTGCTCCGCGCCCTCCACGCCGCCCTCCACGCCGAAGACGCCTCCTCTTCCTTCACCCTCCTCGGCAAGGCGCGCAGGGTCCTCGCCGACCccaacgccgccgcctgctTCCCGAACCAGCTCTCTTTTGCAGACAGCCAGGAGGACCACGGGGCtagggccgcagccgcggttggCGATCTCAAGCGCTTCCTCGACCACGAGTGGGCCAACCTCCCACCCTCCATGCTTGAGCTTGCCGCTGATCGCCTCGCCGGACACAGGTCCCTCCAAACGTGGGCCGCCTCCGACCATGCAAATCGTACAAAGCTTCGCCTGCTCG GTGAGTCCACAGAGCGTGAGATTTTAGCCAAGCTTATGCAAGATGCACCCGCTTCTAATCCACCCATCCCACCGGAAGTTCCTGATATTGCAAAGGATGCTAATGATGCTGATGGTGCTCAACGAAACAATGCGGCTTATCCTTCTAACCAAAGCAATGAAGCTGACCGTGCTCAAGGAGGCATAGCTGAGCATCAAAATGTGTCCATAAAAGGAGCACAGCGGGTCCAACTTCCAGAGAAGTCTGTCCCTGCATCTAATAAGCGCAATCTTGTGGAGAGACATCCCAATGCAAGTACTTATGAG TGGGATGGCTTGGGTGACTCTGATGATGACAGGCCAGTAGGGAAGCGTGAGTTACCCCCTTTTGAGAGGAAACCACATCCTTCCCCTGCATGTGCACATAGGATGAGAAAGAAGTGGAGTGAGATAGAGGAAAAAACCTTGTTAGAAGGGGTGGTGAA GTATGGCAGAGGCAATTGGAAAGATATCAAAATGGCTTACCCTGACGTCTTTGAAGAGAGATCAACG GTAGATCTGAAGGACAAGTTCAGAAATATGGAAAGGCACCATGAATCGGCTTGA
- the LOC112881664 gene encoding uncharacterized protein LOC112881664 isoform X1: protein MPQLAAADAFLILEFIAGNRRIPHGILAALLAFLPPSFSPRTSPRLRKALVLRALHAALHAEDASSSFTLLGKARRVLADPNAAACFPNQLSFADSQEDHGARAAAAVGDLKRFLDHEWANLPPSMLELAADRLAGHRSLQTWAASDHANRTKLRLLVGESTEREILAKLMQDAPASNPPIPPEVPDIAKDANDADGAQRNNAAYPSNQSNEADRAQGGIAEHQNVSIKGAQRVQLPEKSVPASNKRNLVERHPNASTYEWDGLGDSDDDRPVGKRELPPFERKPHPSPACAHRMRKKWSEIEEKTLLEGVVKYGRGNWKDIKMAYPDVFEERSTVDLKDKFRNMERHHESA from the exons ATGCCGCAGCTGGCCGCCGCCGACGCTTTCCTTATTCTCGAGTTCATCGCCGGCAACCGCCGCATTCCCCACGGCATACTAGCTGCCCTCCTCGCCTTCCTACCCCCCTCCTTTTCGCCCCGCACCTCCCCGCGCCTCCGCAAAGCTCTAGTGCTCCGCGCCCTCCACGCCGCCCTCCACGCCGAAGACGCCTCCTCTTCCTTCACCCTCCTCGGCAAGGCGCGCAGGGTCCTCGCCGACCccaacgccgccgcctgctTCCCGAACCAGCTCTCTTTTGCAGACAGCCAGGAGGACCACGGGGCtagggccgcagccgcggttggCGATCTCAAGCGCTTCCTCGACCACGAGTGGGCCAACCTCCCACCCTCCATGCTTGAGCTTGCCGCTGATCGCCTCGCCGGACACAGGTCCCTCCAAACGTGGGCCGCCTCCGACCATGCAAATCGTACAAAGCTTCGCCTGCTCG TAGGTGAGTCCACAGAGCGTGAGATTTTAGCCAAGCTTATGCAAGATGCACCCGCTTCTAATCCACCCATCCCACCGGAAGTTCCTGATATTGCAAAGGATGCTAATGATGCTGATGGTGCTCAACGAAACAATGCGGCTTATCCTTCTAACCAAAGCAATGAAGCTGACCGTGCTCAAGGAGGCATAGCTGAGCATCAAAATGTGTCCATAAAAGGAGCACAGCGGGTCCAACTTCCAGAGAAGTCTGTCCCTGCATCTAATAAGCGCAATCTTGTGGAGAGACATCCCAATGCAAGTACTTATGAG TGGGATGGCTTGGGTGACTCTGATGATGACAGGCCAGTAGGGAAGCGTGAGTTACCCCCTTTTGAGAGGAAACCACATCCTTCCCCTGCATGTGCACATAGGATGAGAAAGAAGTGGAGTGAGATAGAGGAAAAAACCTTGTTAGAAGGGGTGGTGAA GTATGGCAGAGGCAATTGGAAAGATATCAAAATGGCTTACCCTGACGTCTTTGAAGAGAGATCAACG GTAGATCTGAAGGACAAGTTCAGAAATATGGAAAGGCACCATGAATCGGCTTGA